A genome region from Dolichospermum compactum NIES-806 includes the following:
- a CDS encoding glycoside hydrolase: protein MSHPLHVAFIWHQHQPLYKSPENGSSLVTSQQYRLPWVRLHGTKDYLDLVLLLEKYPKLHQTVNLVPSLILQLEDYVAGTAFDPYLTASLTPVEKLTREQKEFIVQHFFDANHHTLIDPHPRYAQLYYQRQEQGQNWCLANWQLSDYGDLLAWHNLAWIDPLFWHDPEIAAWLAQGRNFSLGDRQRIYSKQRQILSQIIPQHRKMQDSGQLEVTTTPYTHPILPLLADTNAGRVAVPQMTLPKQRFQWVEDIPRHLQKSWDLYIDRFGQEPRGLWPSEQSVSPEILPYIIKQGFKWICSDEAVLGWSLKHFFHRDAAGNVQEPELLYRPYRLQTPAGEVAIVFRDHRLSDLIGFTYSAMPAKKAAADLVGHLQAIAKQQKESNDDQPWLVTIALDGENCWEFYPHDGKDFLETLYESLSNEPHIKLVTVSEFIEKHPPTTTIPAAQLHSGSWVDGNFTTWIGDPVKNRAWDYLTAARQILANHPEATEENNPAAWEALYAAEGSDWFWWFGEGHSSNQDAIFDQLFREHLYGIYKALNEPIPPYLHTPLEIHEARSDHKPQGFIHPFIDGKGDEQDWDKAGRIEVGGARGTMHNSSTIQRLWYGVDHLNFYVRVDFKTGAVPGKDIPPDLHLFWYYPDRTMVNSSIPLAEVPDSAPLNYLFHHHLEVNLLSQSVQFRAAGDNYLWYPRASRAQVALDSCLEIAVPWADLRVPPDYPLRLILVSSDDGCFSGYVPENGLIPIDVP from the coding sequence ATGTCTCATCCTTTGCACGTTGCGTTTATCTGGCATCAACATCAACCGTTGTATAAATCTCCTGAAAATGGTAGTTCTCTGGTGACTAGTCAACAATATCGCTTGCCTTGGGTACGTTTACATGGGACTAAGGATTATTTGGATTTAGTATTATTGTTAGAGAAGTATCCTAAGTTGCACCAAACGGTGAATTTAGTGCCTTCGTTAATATTGCAATTAGAAGATTATGTTGCGGGTACGGCTTTTGACCCTTATTTAACTGCTAGTTTGACTCCTGTAGAAAAGTTGACTCGTGAACAAAAGGAGTTTATTGTTCAACATTTCTTTGATGCTAACCATCATACTTTGATTGATCCCCATCCTCGTTATGCCCAGTTATATTATCAAAGACAGGAACAGGGACAAAATTGGTGTTTAGCAAATTGGCAGTTGTCAGATTATGGAGATTTACTAGCTTGGCATAATTTAGCTTGGATTGATCCTTTGTTTTGGCATGATCCAGAAATTGCGGCATGGTTAGCACAAGGGCGTAATTTTAGTTTAGGCGATCGCCAGCGCATTTATTCCAAACAGCGGCAAATCCTCAGTCAGATTATTCCCCAACACCGGAAAATGCAGGACAGTGGACAACTGGAAGTTACCACTACACCCTATACGCACCCTATTTTACCCCTCCTAGCTGATACTAACGCTGGACGAGTAGCAGTGCCACAGATGACATTACCTAAACAGCGGTTTCAGTGGGTGGAAGATATTCCTCGACATTTACAAAAATCCTGGGATTTATATATAGATAGGTTTGGACAAGAACCGAGAGGTTTGTGGCCTTCCGAACAGTCCGTTAGTCCAGAAATATTACCGTATATTATTAAACAAGGCTTTAAATGGATTTGCTCAGATGAAGCAGTTTTAGGTTGGTCATTAAAACACTTCTTTCATCGAGACGCTGCGGGAAATGTCCAAGAACCAGAATTACTTTATCGTCCCTATCGTCTGCAAACCCCGGCCGGTGAAGTAGCGATTGTTTTCCGTGATCATAGATTATCAGATTTAATTGGCTTTACATACAGTGCAATGCCGGCGAAAAAAGCAGCAGCGGATTTAGTCGGACATTTGCAAGCGATCGCTAAACAACAAAAAGAAAGTAACGATGATCAACCTTGGTTAGTGACAATTGCCCTAGACGGGGAAAATTGTTGGGAATTTTATCCCCACGACGGGAAAGACTTCTTGGAAACATTGTATGAAAGTTTGAGCAATGAACCCCATATCAAACTTGTCACCGTTTCCGAATTCATTGAAAAACACCCACCCACCACCACTATTCCCGCTGCACAACTCCATAGTGGTTCTTGGGTAGACGGCAATTTTACCACATGGATCGGAGATCCCGTCAAAAACCGCGCCTGGGACTATCTCACCGCAGCTAGACAAATCTTAGCAAATCATCCCGAAGCCACAGAAGAAAACAACCCCGCAGCTTGGGAAGCTTTGTATGCGGCTGAAGGTTCAGACTGGTTTTGGTGGTTTGGTGAAGGGCATTCTTCCAACCAAGATGCCATTTTTGACCAATTGTTTCGGGAACATCTCTATGGCATTTACAAAGCCTTAAATGAACCCATACCTCCATATCTGCACACTCCGCTGGAAATTCATGAAGCCCGTTCAGACCATAAACCACAGGGCTTTATTCATCCTTTCATAGATGGTAAAGGTGATGAACAGGATTGGGATAAAGCTGGGCGGATTGAAGTTGGTGGTGCTAGAGGAACTATGCACAATAGCAGCACTATCCAACGTTTATGGTATGGGGTAGACCATTTGAATTTTTATGTGCGAGTAGATTTTAAAACTGGCGCTGTTCCTGGCAAAGATATACCTCCAGATTTACACCTATTCTGGTATTATCCAGATAGGACAATGGTAAATAGTTCCATACCTCTAGCCGAAGTACCAGACAGCGCACCTTTGAATTATCTATTTCACCATCATTTGGAAGTTAATTTACTCAGTCAATCGGTGCAGTTTCGAGCCGCAGGAGATAATTATCTATGGTATCCCCGTGCCTCTCGCGCCCAAGTTGCGTTAGATTCTTGTTTAGAAATAGCAGTACCTTGGGCTGATTTGCGAG
- a CDS encoding DUF3386 domain-containing protein gives MAIQSTAGILFQTAYESRYTWDEHFPGYTADVQLLQEGEVYKGKIQIDRNLNVEITGVADKQIEAGIDIQLQEIITRCQSSDFQSFYGQHEFSLGDTAETVFVKSENTDSHYQVRNQKIYQEIRVMGRMSLEVNSEQFLEADSGYIPAVYDVVFRNSQTGDVNSILKFTDTYQKFGNYYILTKQVVAEYEDGKTATPQSITEFVYSNIQLLE, from the coding sequence ATGGCAATTCAGTCAACAGCAGGAATTTTATTTCAAACTGCTTATGAAAGTCGTTACACTTGGGATGAACACTTTCCTGGTTATACTGCCGATGTGCAACTACTACAGGAAGGAGAAGTTTATAAGGGCAAAATTCAGATTGACCGTAACTTGAATGTAGAAATTACAGGAGTTGCAGATAAACAAATAGAGGCAGGAATTGATATTCAGTTACAGGAAATAATTACCCGCTGTCAAAGCAGCGATTTCCAAAGTTTTTACGGTCAACATGAATTTAGTTTGGGTGATACGGCAGAAACAGTTTTTGTTAAAAGTGAAAATACTGATTCTCACTATCAAGTCCGTAACCAAAAAATATATCAAGAAATTCGGGTTATGGGTCGGATGTCTTTGGAGGTTAATTCTGAGCAATTCCTAGAAGCAGACTCCGGTTATATCCCTGCTGTTTATGATGTAGTTTTTCGCAATTCGCAAACAGGTGATGTTAATAGCATCCTCAAGTTTACGGATACATATCAAAAATTTGGTAATTACTACATTTTAACGAAGCAGGTAGTGGCAGAATATGAAGATGGGAAAACTGCAACTCCTCAATCAATTACTGAGTTTGTTTATTCCAATATTCAGCTACTGGAATAG
- a CDS encoding NifU family protein, whose amino-acid sequence MELTIENVETVLDEMRPYLMSDGGNVKLVELDGPIVKVELQGACGSCPSSTMTLKMGIERRLKEMIPEISEVEQVVG is encoded by the coding sequence ATGGAACTAACGATAGAAAATGTAGAAACTGTATTAGACGAGATGCGCCCTTATCTCATGTCTGATGGTGGTAACGTAAAACTCGTAGAATTGGATGGACCGATTGTTAAAGTCGAGTTACAGGGTGCTTGTGGTTCTTGTCCCAGTTCCACTATGACTCTGAAAATGGGTATTGAACGCCGTCTTAAGGAAATGATTCCTGAAATCTCTGAAGTAGAACAAGTTGTAGGATAA